DNA from Roseimicrobium sp. ORNL1:
TTCACAAACTCCGCACTGCCACTCGCCCCGCCTTCATACGCCTGCGAGGGCATCTCATGGATGGCCTCCAGCTTCTGGTCGAACACATCATCCACCGAGACAATGATGTCCGCCTGGAAGGGATAAGGTTTCTTGAAGAGGTCGCTGGAATACAGGAACAACGGATTCTTCTTCACCGGCGGCACCTCGGGACACACGAAGGGCACCGTCACCATGAAGGCCGCATCCTGCACCAGGATGCCCACATAACGATGATCCGGATGATAGTCCCATGGACGATGCGAAATCACAATGTCCGCCTGCCACTCGCGGATGAGCTTGATGATGGTCTTGCGATTTTCCAGCGAGGGCAGCAGCTCGCCATCGTGGATATCCAGCACCTCCGTGGTCGCCCCCACCACGGCATCCGCCTTCTGCACCTCGGCGAGCCGCCGCTGTGCCAGCGGTCCACCCGCCGACTGCCAGTGGCCGATGTCGCCATTCGTCACGGACACCAGTTTCACATGGTGCCCCAGCTTCGCCCACTTCGCCGCCGTGCCACCCGCCTTGTACTGCGCATCATCCGGATGCGCGCCGAAGACAATGATGCGCAACTTCCCATCCTCCGGCGGTGGTGATGGTTTCGTCATCTCCTTCTCTTGGGAGAAGATATGTGCCTGCAGGAAGAGGTGAACGAGACAAGCCCCCAACAGCGGGAACAGAGGAAGAAAGCGAGTGCGTTTCATAACAATGCGTGTGCAATGATACGCCAATGAACGCGCCGCATTTCCACGAACAGAAACCGGAGGGTAGGCGTGATAAGCCTACGACAAAACGATGCGGCACTTCAAGGAGTGGGGACATTCCTGTTCCCATTGATGGGTGAAATGGTCTGCGGCGGAGAGGTGAGGAGTGATCTTGAGGGCGCGGATGGTGGTGATGTTTTGGAGTGGAGATGAAGTCAGGGACGTACAGTCCACCCATGGGAGCAGGAATGCTCCCACTCCCTGAGAGAAGGCCACGTCTCACGAATGAGCCACCTCGCGTAGTGCATCTACTCCGCGCCTTCTGCCGCCTCTGCATCGAGGTGTTACCACACTCATGTACGTTGCCCGTCCCAACGCCAAACTCTCTTGCTCCTCTGCGTCCTTTGCCTCTCTGCGGCTAACCGGAAACGTCCTTGTGGGGTGAAGAGCGAGTGGAGCACGCTGTGCCGTCAGGCCAGAGGCGCAACGACCACTGTCAGGCCGGAGGCCTAACCTCCTTGGCTGCAAGACAGACTCATGCTTCTCATCCCGTTTGTTGCTGCACTCACACATGCGCACGTTCCACATCCTCACCCTGCTGTTCGCCACCCTCGGCATCGTGACTTCCTCCACTGCCCAGGAATTCAAGGTCGGCGTTGCCAAGGCAGATATCACGCCCACGGAACCCATCCGGCTCGCCGGTTATGCGAGCCGCAACAAACCGCACGAGTCCGTGGAGCAGCCCATATAGGTGAAGGCCCTCGCGCTGCAGGATGCTGCGGGCGACACGTCTATCATCATCACTGCGGACACCATCGGCACACCACGATGGTTCAATGACGCGCTTGCCACTCGCATCGAGCAGGAGCTCAAGGTGCCGCGCGAGCGTTTCCTCTTTGGGAACTCGCACAGCCACTCCACCCCGGTCGTTCACGGCTGCCTCACCACCATGTACGGACTCAACGAAGCCGAGACAAAAGCCGTGGAAAACTACACGAAGATGTTCCTGGAAAAATCCTTCACCGCCGCGTCGGAGGCCGTGAAGAACCTGGAGCCTGCCACGCTCGATTTCGGCAAGAGCGAGGCCACCTTCGCCGGGAATCGACGCCAGTTCGGCCCCAAGGGCGTGGGATTCGGCATCAATCCCAACGGAGCCGTGGAGCACGACGTGCCGGTGCTGCGCGCGACACGGGCGGATGGAAGTGTGAAGGCCATCCTCTTCGGTTATGCGTGCCACTGCACCACACCGGGCGCAGGACCGGAAGTGAGCGGCGACTGGGCCGGGCATGCCATGGCAAATCTTGAGCAGACCTACGCAGGCTGCACCGCGCTCTTCATCACCGGCTGTGGTGCCGATGCCAATCCGAATCCACGCGGCTCCATCATCCTCGCGCGTGCGCATGGCCTGCATCTCGCCGGCGCCGTGGCCCGCTCCCTCACCGCACCCATGCGCCCGGTGAAGGGCGCCATCACCGCCGGCTTCGACCGTGCCGACCTGCCTCTCGCTCCCCTGCCCGACCGCGCTTATTACGAATCGAAGCTGCAGGACAAAGCACCCGCCGTGCAGCGTTATGCGCAGGACCACCTGGCGAAGATGGATCGCGGTGAGAAGCTTATCACCTCCTATGCCGCGCCCGTGCAGGTGCTGCGTTTTGGAAACGCCTTCACCATGATTGGACTCAGCGGTGAGACGTGTGTGGACTACGCCCTGCGCCTGCGCCGCGAACTACCTGACGAGCGCCTCTGGATCGCAGGTTATTGCAATGACGTCTTCGCCTATGTACCCTCCATGCGCATTCTCACCGAGGGCGGTTATGAGGCAGACTTCAGCATGTTCTACTACGGCTTCCCCACGCGCTTCGCACCCGAGGTAGAAAATACACTGGTGAATAAAGCATTGGAACTGGTGAAGAAGACGGCGACGCCGTGAGCGAGTGGGACGGATGGGAAACCACTAATGAACACTAACGGGACACTAATAGAGGCGGCTGACGTGCGGAGAACTTTCTGCATTCGTTACCCAACACCACACGTGGGAATCGCCCCAGATGAAATGGAACCCACTCAACCATTAGTGTCAGTTAGTGTTCATTAGTGGTTTCCTCAACGAACCACCCGCTTCGTCCAGGAAGTGGAAAATGCCTCGGCAGGCAAAGCGCTGGAGTTCGTGAAGAAGGTGGCAGCGCCGTAGGTGTTCAGCTCACGGAACCAGCTCTCAACGGAAGCCGTCTGCCTCTGACCACACCTCCTGAAACGTCAACC
Protein-coding regions in this window:
- a CDS encoding PIG-L family deacetylase, with product MKRTRFLPLFPLLGACLVHLFLQAHIFSQEKEMTKPSPPPEDGKLRIIVFGAHPDDAQYKAGGTAAKWAKLGHHVKLVSVTNGDIGHWQSAGGPLAQRRLAEVQKADAVVGATTEVLDIHDGELLPSLENRKTIIKLIREWQADIVISHRPWDYHPDHRYVGILVQDAAFMVTVPFVCPEVPPVKKNPLFLYSSDLFKKPYPFQADIIVSVDDVFDQKLEAIHEMPSQAYEGGASGSAEFVKTVPPPGDVAARMSWLRERWERRQGGESNRFREVLAKWYGPEKGAAVKFAEAFEICEYGRQPSVEEIKKLFPFFP